A single genomic interval of Zobellia nedashkovskayae harbors:
- a CDS encoding SusC/RagA family TonB-linked outer membrane protein, whose protein sequence is MNLKRMLLLLLFFGMVSLQAQQNLTGTITDESGQPLPGVNVLVKGTTVGTVADFDGNYTIKAAEGATLEFSYLGFVTKSISVGNETTINMVLQEDVALLEEVVVIGYGTSTKKDLVSSVSSVKSDVLENQPVARVDQALQGRATGVEVTSNNGTPGSGSTIRIRGNSSINGNNDPLYVIDGFIAGTGFNLNTINVNDIASIEILKDATALSIYGTRGASGVILITTKNGKGMAPGKPVVAINHYQSMQGTANRIDILGGQDFVNYKNESYQFTPGPDGFGLTDSTLPLVLNPETTTTTDWLDLVEQPGSISNTDVSVTGNSENANYFISGNYFNQKGVLRGSGLERVNFRTNLDVRVSDRFKTGIRANITHYKIENNKVDYGGIVSQVLPIRPVYLEDGSFSFENPISAGLERNPEADIQLRVDHDLVTQVITNAYVEYEIAKNLSFKSTFGAQLNYTKQNNYLPGILPERVNGGFGRINTNFTKSILNENTLNYNLDLDDHSIKVLGGFTWQKDNNESTRSEADQFPNDVVLFNNLALGDASTAVVGSGYSQRTLSSFLGRVNYGYKSKYLLTLVGRYDGSSVFETGNKYAFFPSIGAAWNVDEENFMADSDVIDRFKLRGSYGIVGEQGVKAYNSLATYNNTTTVFNGSLINGVAVGDVPSSGLSWETTKQLDLGIELGFFNNRITFEADYYRKTTEDLLLAVALSGQVGANSTTQLQNLGSVRNSGFEFGLNTVNVENENFQWESNLSISSNNSEILELDGQEYITLQSTGNQGGNSARLIVGESLPTFVGAKYLGTYKSADEIIADGREGRSFIGGPRYEDVNGDSNINDEDSVVLGSPIPDFYGGFRNTFTYKDLTLDIFFHGSYGAEIYNVRSQTAYFGRGEQNVDPIVLDRWIAGVNETSDIPRAGPSNSLFNPNSSLNIEDGSYLRLKTLSLNYNVPLESGGLSDVFSSLNVYVTGTNLLLFTDFTLGDPEVNNFSDGSGLNSVSQGFASGQYPYAKSITLGIKVEF, encoded by the coding sequence ATGAATTTAAAAAGAATGTTATTGCTACTGCTGTTCTTCGGCATGGTGTCGCTTCAGGCACAGCAAAATTTAACAGGAACCATTACGGATGAGTCTGGCCAACCGCTACCGGGTGTGAATGTTTTAGTAAAAGGAACTACAGTAGGAACCGTGGCCGATTTTGATGGAAACTATACTATAAAAGCAGCCGAGGGTGCTACATTAGAGTTTAGTTATTTGGGATTTGTTACCAAAAGTATTTCGGTAGGAAACGAGACTACCATTAATATGGTACTACAAGAAGACGTGGCTCTTTTAGAAGAGGTAGTCGTTATTGGGTATGGTACATCTACTAAAAAAGATTTAGTGTCTTCTGTATCTTCTGTTAAATCAGATGTTCTAGAAAACCAACCTGTAGCCAGAGTAGATCAAGCCTTACAAGGGCGTGCTACAGGGGTAGAGGTTACTTCAAACAACGGTACGCCAGGTTCTGGTTCTACTATTCGTATTAGGGGTAATAGTTCCATCAACGGAAATAATGATCCGTTATATGTTATTGATGGATTCATTGCAGGAACAGGTTTTAACCTGAATACGATTAACGTAAACGACATTGCCTCCATTGAAATATTAAAAGATGCCACCGCACTTTCTATATATGGTACAAGGGGTGCTTCTGGGGTAATTTTAATTACTACTAAAAATGGTAAAGGTATGGCGCCAGGGAAACCGGTAGTTGCCATTAACCATTACCAAAGTATGCAAGGAACGGCAAACCGTATAGACATTCTTGGGGGACAAGATTTTGTAAACTATAAAAATGAATCGTATCAGTTTACACCGGGGCCAGATGGTTTTGGACTTACGGATAGCACGTTACCATTGGTTTTAAATCCAGAAACTACGACTACCACAGATTGGTTGGATTTAGTGGAGCAACCGGGCTCTATTTCAAATACGGATGTATCTGTAACTGGGAATTCTGAAAATGCCAATTACTTTATCTCTGGAAATTATTTCAATCAAAAAGGGGTTCTTAGAGGCTCTGGTTTAGAAAGGGTAAACTTCAGAACCAATCTTGATGTTAGAGTTTCCGATAGGTTTAAGACAGGTATTAGAGCTAATATTACGCATTATAAGATAGAAAATAACAAAGTAGATTATGGTGGTATTGTCTCTCAAGTACTACCTATACGTCCGGTTTATTTGGAAGATGGAAGCTTTTCTTTCGAAAACCCTATTAGTGCGGGATTGGAACGAAACCCAGAAGCAGATATACAATTACGTGTAGATCATGATTTGGTTACTCAAGTAATAACTAATGCATATGTAGAATACGAAATAGCCAAAAACCTTTCTTTTAAATCTACTTTTGGAGCCCAGTTAAATTACACAAAGCAAAATAACTATTTACCTGGTATTTTACCAGAGCGGGTAAATGGAGGTTTCGGTCGTATTAATACGAACTTTACGAAGAGTATCCTGAATGAAAATACGCTTAATTATAATTTAGACTTAGATGATCATTCTATAAAAGTACTAGGTGGTTTTACTTGGCAAAAGGATAATAACGAGAGTACCCGTTCCGAAGCTGATCAATTTCCTAATGATGTGGTACTTTTTAATAATCTGGCTTTAGGTGATGCTTCAACTGCAGTAGTTGGGTCGGGTTATAGTCAACGTACCTTAAGTTCATTTTTAGGTAGAGTTAACTATGGTTATAAAAGTAAATACTTGCTTACGTTGGTGGGTAGGTATGATGGCTCATCTGTATTTGAAACGGGTAACAAATATGCTTTTTTCCCTTCAATAGGAGCTGCTTGGAATGTAGATGAGGAAAATTTTATGGCAGATTCAGATGTCATAGACCGTTTTAAGCTTAGAGGTAGTTACGGTATTGTTGGAGAACAAGGGGTTAAAGCATATAATTCTTTAGCAACATATAATAATACCACAACGGTCTTTAATGGATCTTTAATAAATGGTGTGGCAGTTGGTGATGTACCAAGTAGCGGGTTAAGCTGGGAAACCACAAAACAATTAGATTTAGGTATTGAATTAGGTTTCTTTAATAATAGAATAACTTTTGAGGCTGATTATTATAGAAAGACTACGGAAGATTTGTTATTAGCAGTAGCACTGTCTGGGCAAGTAGGAGCCAACTCCACAACCCAATTGCAAAATTTAGGTTCTGTACGGAACAGTGGTTTTGAATTTGGTTTAAATACGGTTAACGTAGAGAATGAGAATTTTCAATGGGAATCCAATCTAAGTATATCTTCTAACAATAGTGAGATATTGGAGTTAGATGGTCAAGAGTATATTACTTTACAATCCACAGGAAATCAAGGAGGTAATTCTGCTAGATTAATCGTTGGTGAATCACTACCAACTTTTGTTGGGGCTAAATATTTGGGAACCTATAAAAGTGCAGATGAGATTATTGCAGACGGCAGAGAAGGACGGTCTTTTATTGGTGGTCCGAGATACGAAGATGTTAATGGCGATTCCAATATTAACGATGAGGATTCAGTAGTATTAGGTAGCCCTATCCCAGATTTTTATGGTGGTTTTAGAAATACGTTTACATACAAAGACCTTACGTTAGATATCTTTTTCCACGGAAGTTATGGTGCAGAGATTTATAATGTACGTTCGCAAACGGCGTATTTTGGTAGGGGAGAACAAAATGTGGATCCAATAGTACTTGATCGTTGGATTGCTGGTGTAAATGAAACTTCAGACATTCCAAGAGCAGGACCATCCAACAGTCTTTTTAATCCTAACAGTAGTTTAAATATTGAAGATGGTTCTTACCTAAGGTTAAAAACCTTATCGTTAAACTACAATGTGCCTTTAGAATCAGGGGGACTTAGTGATGTGTTCAGTTCATTGAACGTGTATGTTACCGGAACAAATCTTTTACTTTTTACAGACTTTACTTTGGGTGATCCTGAGGTAAATAATTTTAGCGACGGAAGCGGTCTTAATTCTGTTTCCCAGGGTTTTGCATCTGGTCAATATCCGTATGCGAAATCAATAACCTTAGGTATAAAAGTAGAATTTTAA
- a CDS encoding RagB/SusD family nutrient uptake outer membrane protein produces the protein MKTNITSKFLILLVGFLVLSSCDDFLEEDLRDQITPDAFFTNDKEAELAVNGVYRLLQDNNVYRQRGLDNYYTSGADVQAANRDVNGSIHNYLIQEGTADGNGTWIQLYKVVNNTTEFISNIEGNESLSQEAMDSRLGELLFLRALAYYHLTNLWGDVPFYTEQLPVLERSVLGRTPKEEVRSAMKEDLARAFDLLPSAYSGNDLGRASKWAAATLKAKYHLFDEEWALAKAECDVVIDGGAHRLLDNYADVFDQSDPSNQYNDEHIFVVDFEADYDGLFTTRTDDYNPRIRDEPAGRNNDTIVNGVSGTKVDIFQGLLRDQGEDMTGYGWSVPLPEFALQENWQDGDLRYDATIVTEYLGWKLAFPYFRKNWNLDQENSLRGNHPENYIVFRLADVYLMAAEAENELNGPGAAFFYVNKVRERAFEPDQPWTGLSKEEFREAIYDERKFELSAEGHRRMDLIRWGILLETVQTVQHRPWNNPAANIQPYHVLLPVPQIQLELNPNLLESDPTNNGYR, from the coding sequence ATGAAAACTAATATAACGAGTAAATTTTTGATACTACTTGTGGGCTTTCTTGTTTTAAGCTCATGCGATGATTTCTTGGAAGAGGATTTAAGAGATCAAATTACACCAGATGCCTTTTTCACAAATGATAAAGAAGCAGAATTGGCTGTTAATGGAGTGTATAGATTATTGCAAGACAATAATGTGTATAGGCAACGTGGGTTAGACAATTATTACACCAGTGGTGCAGATGTACAAGCCGCCAATAGAGATGTGAACGGCTCTATTCATAATTACTTAATTCAGGAAGGAACCGCAGATGGTAACGGAACTTGGATACAGTTGTATAAAGTGGTTAATAATACAACAGAATTTATCTCAAATATAGAGGGTAATGAAAGTTTATCTCAAGAAGCTATGGATAGTAGATTAGGTGAGCTACTTTTTCTAAGAGCTTTGGCGTATTATCACTTAACCAATTTATGGGGAGATGTACCTTTTTATACGGAGCAGTTGCCTGTATTGGAAAGGTCGGTTTTAGGAAGAACTCCAAAAGAAGAGGTAAGAAGTGCTATGAAGGAAGACTTAGCAAGAGCTTTTGATTTGTTGCCTAGCGCTTACTCAGGTAACGATTTAGGTAGAGCCAGTAAATGGGCTGCCGCAACGTTAAAAGCAAAATATCATCTTTTTGATGAGGAATGGGCTTTGGCAAAAGCGGAGTGTGATGTTGTAATAGATGGTGGAGCGCACCGGTTATTAGATAATTATGCCGATGTTTTTGATCAGTCAGACCCAAGCAATCAGTATAATGACGAACATATTTTTGTAGTTGATTTTGAGGCAGATTATGATGGCTTATTTACCACAAGAACAGATGACTACAATCCACGTATTAGGGACGAACCTGCAGGAAGAAATAATGATACTATTGTAAATGGGGTATCTGGAACAAAAGTGGATATATTTCAAGGCCTTTTGCGTGATCAAGGAGAGGATATGACCGGTTACGGTTGGTCAGTACCTTTACCAGAGTTTGCTTTGCAAGAAAACTGGCAAGATGGTGATCTTAGATATGATGCTACCATTGTTACGGAGTATTTGGGATGGAAACTAGCGTTTCCTTACTTCCGCAAGAACTGGAATTTAGATCAAGAAAATTCATTACGAGGAAATCACCCAGAAAACTATATTGTTTTTCGTTTGGCAGATGTGTATTTAATGGCAGCTGAGGCTGAAAACGAGTTGAATGGTCCTGGAGCTGCATTTTTTTATGTGAATAAGGTTAGGGAAAGAGCATTTGAGCCAGACCAACCTTGGACTGGCTTGTCTAAAGAAGAATTTAGAGAGGCAATATATGACGAGCGTAAGTTTGAGTTAAGTGCGGAAGGCCATCGAAGAATGGATCTTATACGTTGGGGCATTTTGTTAGAAACGGTACAGACCGTTCAACACAGACCATGGAACAATCCAGCGGCTAACATTCAGCCATATCATGTTTTGTTACCTGTACCTCAAATCCAGTTAGAGCTGAATCCAAACTTATTGGAATCAGATCCTACCAATAATGGATACCGGTAA
- a CDS encoding arylsulfatase produces the protein MKQLFYFILLGTLVFSCKNKEKNTTEASEPTTETANARPNIVYILADDLGYGDLSSYGQQKFSTPNIDKLAKDGIVFTQHYSGSTVCAPSRSALLTGMHTGHTVVRGNKEIMPEGQYPLPDNTFTMAEAMQKAGYATGAFGKWGLGFPGSEGDPLNQGFDTFFGYNCQRLGHNYYPDHLWANKDSLVLKGNLGKNKGTYAPGLIHEKTLEFIELNKDNPFFLYVASIIPHAELAAPEEFMEKNRGKFPPETPYEGVDDGPEFNQGPYRSQKEPHTAFVSMVQLLDAQVGEIVAKLEGLGIADNTIVVFTSDNGPHTEGGADPEYFNSNGPFRGTKRDLYEGGIRVPMIAAWPGKIRPGSTTELVSAFWDVFPTFSEIAGIETPEGLDGISFLPTLLGHEDLQKNHEYLYWEFHEKGGRQAIRKGDWKAVKYDVFGGADVAIKLYDLTTDIGEQNNVAQKNPEVIKEMKTLFENARTPSDVFTFSQETYLDSK, from the coding sequence ATGAAACAACTTTTTTATTTTATTTTGCTCGGCACTTTGGTTTTCTCGTGTAAAAACAAGGAAAAAAATACCACTGAAGCAAGTGAGCCTACTACTGAAACTGCTAATGCCAGACCTAATATTGTCTATATTTTGGCAGATGACCTAGGGTATGGGGATTTAAGTTCCTACGGGCAGCAAAAATTCTCTACTCCTAATATCGATAAGCTAGCAAAAGACGGTATAGTTTTTACCCAACACTATTCGGGTAGTACGGTATGTGCACCTTCTAGGTCGGCTTTATTAACGGGTATGCACACCGGTCATACCGTTGTTAGGGGAAATAAGGAAATCATGCCAGAAGGCCAATATCCTTTACCTGATAATACTTTTACCATGGCCGAAGCTATGCAAAAAGCAGGCTATGCTACAGGTGCTTTTGGGAAATGGGGACTTGGATTTCCTGGTTCCGAAGGGGACCCTTTAAACCAAGGTTTTGATACCTTTTTTGGGTACAATTGCCAGCGGTTGGGCCATAATTATTATCCTGATCATCTATGGGCAAATAAAGATTCATTGGTGCTTAAAGGCAATTTAGGAAAGAATAAAGGGACTTACGCACCAGGGTTGATTCATGAAAAAACGTTGGAGTTTATAGAATTGAACAAAGACAATCCGTTCTTCTTATATGTGGCATCTATTATTCCACATGCGGAATTGGCTGCTCCTGAAGAATTCATGGAGAAAAACAGAGGCAAATTCCCGCCAGAAACACCTTATGAAGGTGTTGATGATGGTCCGGAGTTTAACCAAGGGCCATATAGGTCACAAAAAGAACCGCACACGGCATTTGTTTCTATGGTACAATTATTAGATGCGCAAGTTGGGGAAATCGTGGCAAAGTTAGAAGGGTTGGGTATTGCAGATAATACCATTGTGGTCTTTACTTCAGATAATGGTCCACATACAGAAGGTGGTGCAGATCCAGAGTATTTTAATAGTAACGGACCGTTTCGAGGTACAAAAAGAGATCTTTACGAAGGAGGAATTAGAGTTCCTATGATTGCGGCATGGCCTGGAAAAATTAGACCGGGAAGTACAACGGAGCTGGTATCTGCTTTTTGGGATGTGTTTCCAACATTTTCAGAAATAGCTGGTATTGAAACACCTGAAGGCTTAGATGGGATTTCATTTTTACCCACACTTTTAGGTCATGAAGACTTGCAAAAAAATCATGAATACCTGTATTGGGAATTTCATGAAAAAGGCGGTAGACAGGCTATTCGAAAAGGTGATTGGAAAGCGGTAAAGTATGATGTTTTCGGTGGAGCAGATGTTGCCATTAAACTATACGACCTTACTACAGATATTGGCGAGCAAAATAATGTGGCTCAGAAAAACCCAGAAGTCATAAAGGAGATGAAAACGCTTTTTGAAAATGCACGTACACCGTCTGATGTATTTACTTTCAGCCAAGAGACCTATTTAGATAGCAAATAA
- a CDS encoding SGNH/GDSL hydrolase family protein encodes MTKQLILIIALCAILVGFIQDKRPNVLIIGDSISIGYTPFVKLALEDRANVVHNEGNAQHTGTGLEKLDEYLGDTQWDVIHFNWGLWDLCYRHPDSKKVGNRDKIKGTVTYTPEEYRANLESLVIRLQKTGAKLIFATTSYVPEGEAGRFANAEKIYNKEALAVMKKYGITVNPLGKISKKVHKKHAAGPGNVHYTKEGSELLSKSVVKYIEKSLVAN; translated from the coding sequence ATGACAAAGCAACTGATTCTAATTATCGCACTTTGCGCCATTCTAGTTGGGTTTATTCAAGACAAACGCCCTAATGTATTGATTATAGGAGATTCCATATCCATAGGGTATACGCCTTTTGTAAAACTTGCATTAGAAGATCGTGCCAATGTGGTTCATAATGAAGGCAATGCCCAGCACACGGGTACTGGACTAGAGAAATTGGATGAATATTTAGGTGATACCCAATGGGATGTTATCCATTTTAATTGGGGATTATGGGATTTGTGTTACCGGCATCCAGACTCAAAAAAAGTGGGAAATAGAGATAAAATAAAAGGTACGGTTACGTATACCCCAGAGGAATATAGAGCCAATCTAGAAAGCTTGGTTATCCGGTTACAAAAGACGGGCGCAAAGCTCATTTTTGCCACTACAAGTTATGTTCCGGAAGGAGAGGCAGGCCGTTTTGCAAACGCAGAAAAGATATATAACAAAGAAGCCTTGGCGGTAATGAAAAAGTATGGGATTACGGTGAACCCTTTAGGTAAGATTTCCAAAAAGGTGCATAAAAAACATGCTGCAGGTCCGGGTAATGTTCATTATACCAAAGAAGGTTCTGAATTGCTTTCTAAATCCGTGGTGAAGTATATTGAGAAATCCCTAGTAGCGAATTGA
- a CDS encoding arylsulfatase, with the protein MNRISFLVALSSFVLFFSCKPNVDKTNDVVERKPNIILIYADDLGIGLLGHEGQQIIKTPHIDALANEGLCFQNAYSNMLCAPARASLITGLTDCHAQKFEITPGAMYKKISTDNVTQTEVENNINEALRPIPADQVFLGQVAKEVGYKTAEIGKLEWGFSATDQQMKRHGWDYYYGYLDHVRAHGFYPPFLFENGKKVDIKGNTLANAGKSGEPETSENFTERHDMKGKAQYSQDLFMNRALNFIETNRDNPFFLYFPTQLPHGPVAIPQIHPDFVNDDRLTPIEKEYASMIKMLDDNVGQLMQKLKELELDENTIVIFTADNGHEIYYAQEGRVLKPYANIETGQRFDDVEYKYYSNLAGDVFDGNGGQAGMKRSNLQGGIRVPLIFKWPAQIQPGKTSNRLVANYDLVATLAEVTGFNKPFHTDGISYYDELIGTSTDSGHESVVYSSYTGPTLITKEGWKIRTDLKKGVFELFFLPDDYKEENDVSKQHSDTLEALKMELLKACEGDLENGFFSNEGSIIKVPSEAKK; encoded by the coding sequence ATGAATAGAATATCCTTTTTAGTAGCATTGAGTTCGTTCGTATTATTTTTTTCTTGTAAACCGAATGTTGATAAAACCAATGATGTTGTAGAGAGAAAGCCTAATATTATTTTAATCTATGCAGATGATTTGGGGATAGGTTTATTGGGTCATGAAGGACAACAAATCATAAAAACTCCACATATAGATGCGCTAGCTAATGAGGGATTATGTTTTCAAAACGCATACTCTAATATGCTATGTGCTCCCGCTAGAGCATCTCTTATTACAGGGCTTACGGATTGCCACGCTCAGAAATTTGAGATTACGCCAGGGGCAATGTATAAAAAAATAAGCACGGATAATGTTACTCAAACCGAAGTTGAAAACAACATAAACGAAGCGCTACGCCCCATACCTGCAGATCAGGTGTTTCTTGGGCAAGTAGCAAAAGAAGTAGGATATAAAACGGCTGAAATCGGTAAATTAGAATGGGGTTTTTCTGCTACGGACCAGCAAATGAAAAGGCATGGTTGGGATTATTATTACGGATACTTAGATCATGTTAGAGCACATGGTTTTTATCCCCCTTTCTTATTTGAAAATGGTAAAAAGGTAGATATCAAAGGAAATACCCTTGCCAACGCAGGGAAGTCCGGTGAGCCGGAAACATCTGAAAACTTCACGGAAAGGCATGATATGAAAGGGAAGGCCCAATATTCGCAAGACCTTTTTATGAATCGGGCGCTCAATTTTATAGAAACCAACCGCGACAATCCATTCTTCCTCTATTTCCCCACTCAGCTACCACACGGTCCTGTGGCCATTCCTCAAATACATCCAGATTTTGTAAATGACGATAGACTTACGCCTATTGAAAAGGAATATGCTTCTATGATCAAAATGTTGGACGATAACGTGGGGCAGTTAATGCAAAAATTGAAAGAATTAGAACTAGATGAGAATACCATTGTCATATTTACGGCAGATAACGGCCATGAAATCTACTATGCGCAGGAAGGCCGAGTTTTAAAACCCTATGCCAATATAGAAACAGGCCAACGGTTTGACGATGTGGAGTATAAATATTATAGCAATCTCGCAGGAGATGTTTTTGATGGCAACGGCGGCCAAGCAGGTATGAAAAGAAGTAATCTACAGGGCGGGATTAGGGTTCCGCTCATATTTAAATGGCCTGCTCAGATACAACCCGGAAAAACTAGTAATCGGCTTGTGGCTAATTATGATTTAGTGGCCACACTTGCAGAAGTTACTGGTTTTAACAAACCGTTTCATACGGATGGTATTTCATACTATGATGAATTAATTGGTACAAGTACAGATAGCGGTCATGAATCTGTGGTGTATTCCTCGTATACCGGCCCCACTTTAATTACCAAAGAAGGATGGAAAATTAGAACCGATTTAAAAAAGGGAGTTTTTGAATTGTTCTTTCTACCTGATGATTACAAAGAGGAAAATGATGTATCAAAACAACATTCTGACACATTAGAAGCACTTAAAATGGAACTTTTGAAAGCCTGTGAAGGTGATTTGGAAAATGGATTCTTCAGTAATGAGGGTAGTATTATAAAAGTTCCAAGTGAGGCGAAGAAATAA
- a CDS encoding glycoside hydrolase family 30 protein gives MKKWVLLSLASSSFYFLSGQGQTVVEVEIDAAITFQTIHNFGASDAWAAQYVGLWPEVKKYKVTEWLFSTETDTTGSPKGIGLTAWRFNIGAGSATQGDNSGIKDPWRRTEGFLQANETYNWQKQAGQRWFLQAAKEQGVEQFVAFVNSPPIYFTKNKKAHSEDGLSANLSSDNYAAYANFLADVLHHFKDSLAIDFDYVSPFNEPQWEWKGGQEGSPWNNTELASAARVIDSIFQLKKITSKIELTEAGAIDYLTGIKKKHQNRSDQIETFFNPKSPYYLGSLSTLASKVAAHSYFTTWSVEKLKRERERIAEKLLKFPDLEYWMSEYCILENNEEIKGKGRNLGMQTALYVARVIHADLTIANASAWHWWLAMSPYDFKDGLVYHDKNVADGAIYDSKLLWAFGNYARFVRPGATRISVAYDNSTTVQGLQNGVLVSAYENTDGSRVVVAVNQSEETVLLALQMNMAAYTKLRSYKTNKDQDLKHNALEKPVDGKFLLSEKSVTTFVFEK, from the coding sequence ATGAAAAAGTGGGTTTTATTGAGTTTAGCGAGTAGCAGTTTTTACTTTCTATCGGGGCAAGGGCAAACTGTTGTTGAGGTGGAAATTGATGCTGCTATTACCTTTCAGACCATTCATAATTTTGGAGCTTCGGATGCTTGGGCGGCGCAATATGTAGGTCTTTGGCCTGAAGTTAAAAAGTATAAAGTAACCGAATGGTTGTTCAGTACCGAAACCGATACAACGGGCTCACCAAAAGGGATTGGTTTAACCGCTTGGCGTTTTAACATAGGAGCCGGAAGCGCCACGCAAGGCGATAATAGCGGTATTAAAGATCCATGGCGAAGAACCGAAGGATTTCTGCAAGCCAATGAAACGTATAACTGGCAAAAACAAGCAGGACAGCGTTGGTTCTTGCAGGCCGCCAAAGAGCAAGGTGTAGAACAATTTGTTGCTTTTGTAAACAGTCCGCCTATATATTTTACAAAAAACAAAAAAGCGCATTCAGAAGATGGGTTATCGGCAAATTTGAGTAGTGACAATTATGCTGCATACGCCAATTTTTTAGCAGATGTACTTCACCACTTTAAAGATAGTTTAGCCATAGATTTTGATTATGTGAGTCCGTTTAACGAACCGCAATGGGAATGGAAAGGTGGGCAAGAAGGTTCGCCTTGGAACAATACTGAGTTGGCTTCGGCCGCTAGGGTAATCGATTCTATTTTTCAACTTAAAAAAATCACTTCTAAAATAGAGCTTACGGAGGCCGGAGCTATTGATTATTTAACAGGAATAAAAAAGAAACACCAAAATAGAAGCGACCAGATTGAAACGTTCTTTAATCCCAAAAGTCCGTATTATTTAGGAAGTCTAAGCACATTGGCATCTAAAGTAGCTGCGCATAGTTATTTTACGACCTGGAGCGTAGAGAAGCTAAAAAGAGAGCGAGAACGCATTGCAGAAAAATTGCTAAAATTTCCAGATTTGGAATATTGGATGAGTGAATATTGCATCCTAGAGAATAACGAAGAGATTAAAGGCAAGGGTAGGAATTTGGGTATGCAAACGGCCTTATACGTGGCGCGTGTTATTCATGCTGATCTCACCATTGCCAATGCAAGTGCGTGGCATTGGTGGCTCGCTATGAGTCCATATGACTTTAAAGATGGCCTGGTCTATCATGATAAAAACGTTGCGGATGGTGCTATCTATGATTCCAAACTGTTGTGGGCCTTTGGTAACTATGCACGCTTTGTACGTCCGGGCGCTACCCGAATTTCAGTTGCATATGATAACAGTACTACGGTACAGGGGCTACAAAATGGCGTTTTAGTTTCTGCGTACGAGAATACGGATGGGAGTAGGGTTGTGGTAGCGGTCAACCAAAGCGAAGAAACGGTGCTTCTAGCCCTTCAAATGAATATGGCAGCATATACCAAGCTGAGGTCTTATAAAACCAATAAAGACCAGGATTTGAAGCATAACGCCTTAGAAAAACCAGTAGACGGCAAGTTTCTGTTGAGTGAGAAATCGGTGACTACTTTTGTTTTTGAAAAATAG
- a CDS encoding zinc-binding metallopeptidase family protein produces MKNFTCQHCKNVVYFENHTCEACRQWLGYEPISSQMLSTGLQQTVPRFQLNGRNYQYCSNHQYHVCNWLIDANSADTLCEACNLNRTIPNLSVKENVLEWKNLERAKSRLIYALKQWNLPFVRGVNGSYDLLFDFLSGDEKLKKDQSAMTGHANGLITINLAEADAIHREQVKQELEEPYRTLIGHFRHEVGHYYWDRLINENQYNLNAFRQLFGDDRADYGKALEQHYKKEHNYNWKGNYISKYASSHPWEDWAETWAHYLHLVDMVDTALNVGLLNKNYTQISDAYHHHNFSDIYKAIVPLSIAVNSLNRSMGQPDIYPFVIPKPVQQKLEFVHSILRNYNS; encoded by the coding sequence ATGAAAAATTTTACTTGTCAGCATTGCAAAAATGTTGTGTATTTTGAAAACCATACCTGCGAAGCCTGTCGCCAATGGTTGGGTTATGAACCCATTTCTTCACAAATGCTTTCTACAGGTTTGCAACAAACCGTTCCTAGGTTTCAACTCAATGGAAGAAACTATCAGTATTGCAGCAATCACCAGTATCACGTATGCAACTGGTTGATAGACGCAAATAGTGCAGATACACTTTGTGAGGCTTGTAATCTAAACCGTACCATTCCCAATCTCTCCGTTAAGGAAAATGTATTGGAATGGAAAAATCTTGAGCGTGCCAAAAGTCGCCTTATTTATGCTTTAAAACAATGGAATTTACCTTTTGTTCGTGGTGTTAATGGTAGTTATGACCTGTTGTTCGACTTTCTTTCTGGAGACGAAAAATTAAAGAAAGACCAATCTGCCATGACCGGCCATGCCAATGGTCTTATTACCATAAATCTTGCCGAGGCCGATGCCATTCACAGAGAACAGGTAAAGCAAGAACTAGAAGAACCCTACCGCACCTTAATCGGACACTTTAGGCATGAAGTGGGCCATTACTATTGGGATAGGCTTATTAACGAGAACCAATACAACCTAAATGCATTTAGGCAACTCTTTGGAGACGACCGTGCAGATTACGGTAAAGCCCTAGAGCAGCATTATAAAAAAGAACACAATTACAATTGGAAGGGGAATTATATAAGCAAATATGCCAGTTCTCACCCTTGGGAAGATTGGGCAGAAACTTGGGCGCATTATTTACACCTTGTGGATATGGTAGATACAGCACTCAATGTTGGTTTATTGAATAAAAACTATACACAAATTAGTGATGCCTATCATCATCATAACTTCTCTGACATCTATAAAGCTATAGTTCCATTGTCCATTGCCGTAAATAGTCTGAACCGAAGTATGGGCCAACCGGATATCTATCCTTTTGTAATACCAAAACCCGTGCAGCAAAAGCTGGAGTTCGTACATTCCATATTGCGGAATTATAATTCGTAG